From Insulibacter thermoxylanivorax:
CTTTTCCTTGTGGCTTGTTGTACATAATAGCGTTCTCGACCAGATTGCTGATGGCTCTCTGGATTAAAATATCGTTCCCATATATCTCAACATCAGGATGGATCTGGGTTTCAATAGAAATTGTCTGTGTTGAAGCTAAATCGTTTAATTCACTCACGACTTTACGGATCAGTGAACCCGCTTCAATCACATCCTTATCCGGGTCTTGATTTTTAGCCAGAACGAGCAGTTCATTGACCATATGATTCATTCGTTTTAACGTCTTTTCAAAAATGTCCGAGAGCTGCCGATAATCTGCCAAAGTTGCGGATGGATCACTCCTCAAGACTTCCAGATTCGTCTTCAAAATCGTCAAGGGAGTTCTAAATTCATGAGCGGCATTGGCCATAAAACGTTCTTGCTGCTGGAAGACATGTTCTAATTTTTTCAGCATGGTATTGAACGATTCCGTTAATTCTTTCAATTCATCATTGGGCAGTTCCTTAACAGGAAGCTGCACGGACAAATCATTGGCATTGATTTTCATAAGTCGTTCACTCAATAAACGCACCGGCCACAGACTTCTTTTGGAGAGATAAAACGCCCCGACCCCACCTAATATAATCATGATGAGCAGGCAGATCAGCGAAAAAAGGAGAACTTGTCCTTTAAATGCAATCAATTCAGATGAAAAGCTTACATCCGATCTGAGCATCCCCTCTTCGTTTACCTGATTCACTTCAATGGTGGGTACGATCACTTCATGATCTTGTTGAAGTAGCATATCATTGGGCTTCACATGAACAGCAGGAAGCATAATTTGAACAAAAACATTGAGCGAAACCAACAGAAACACGCCTGTTAATATGATTAAACCCAGGTTCCACAACACGATTCTTCCCGCCAATGTGAGCCGCTTGCTTTTCATCATTTTGATAACCTCTCAATTTGTTTGTTCAGTCGATAGCCGTACCCTGGCACCGTATTCAAAAAGTTTGCATGGATAACGGATCTTATCTTACTACGCAAAGTCGTAATATGTACCCTGACGGAATTGGAAAAAGGGTCCGCATGCTGATCC
This genomic window contains:
- a CDS encoding sensor histidine kinase; amino-acid sequence: MKSKRLTLAGRIVLWNLGLIILTGVFLLVSLNVFVQIMLPAVHVKPNDMLLQQDHEVIVPTIEVNQVNEEGMLRSDVSFSSELIAFKGQVLLFSLICLLIMIILGGVGAFYLSKRSLWPVRLLSERLMKINANDLSVQLPVKELPNDELKELTESFNTMLKKLEHVFQQQERFMANAAHEFRTPLTILKTNLEVLRSDPSATLADYRQLSDIFEKTLKRMNHMVNELLVLAKNQDPDKDVIEAGSLIRKVVSELNDLASTQTISIETQIHPDVEIYGNDILIQRAISNLVENAIMYNKPQGKVIITCASQEGECFISIMDTGDGIDEKHIPFIFEPFYRTSEGRTKNKAGTGLGLSIALSIIKKHEGTIEYSRAQTMKGFIVRLPVVD